One Microvirga thermotolerans DNA window includes the following coding sequences:
- a CDS encoding cadherin domain-containing protein, which yields MSKSFNRTGRGSNGDVRNRTELLHEKEIPGDPSILPASQGKEGTVLDKVASMNRNLAEAVGSIFAADDHVPGNDELFGQFAFDGSSPVAAGPQLEFGSAEAADFLAEETISIQKGGGEAGSSFAAADDGSSGMTTSETSAASSPMFGPPPPGEGGDTRPPTNIRINGSLTIAENMENGTSLGELLADDPSDPITYTVSGTAFDVRRIGTTTGYELIVRDKSQFNYEAYSNHQISVVVTATDAFNNSASKTLTFTLTDVAEPPTNLALSATRIDENAPPATFVGNLTATAESGPVTWGLTDSVGQSTFRVVGNGTSNAYLEVINPALLDYENGTHTISFEMSAWSADGGVTYKTFTLALNDKDEAPRILSIRGSYLFDTVNEGARPGETVAYIRLQDEPGDLSRLQYSLSGPGADYFELTSTSGVPNLQLKQGVQLDIATMGQYIPLTLTVRDPNNPSFVDQKTVQLGLWNANETPLITVAPEDEGTTASTGGEVVRPFRGVTLADLDDLDNPNSPQTLTLKVTFEQVRGRLTDATSVIGVDVNPDGTVTYKFQGTASALQSVLRNIGFDPANNVPGITTFTLSLSDGEFEVVNTRVHVNAIANYVPTISIDSGEEFVIQSDDQAAAPALFNIWLDDADDNDLTLTVSFLNANGVLSNVEGVAGVSVDNVSGVLSADGLTRTFTFHGKAANLQELLAQLKWNQTDGVLSNTRFTLTLSDGIATATNDTRQVVINQAPKINIVPGTELTPAVDNGPPVKPFRGIDLWDRENDTLTVKISFADADGVLAGATGATMEIAGGIRTYTFIGKPNAVEAILRDMTFDPRNGVANTTQFTISVEDGRHMPVLNEQIRVVTSTAAGSTNAAPTVDIDPATMVTPATDTGPAVSPFRGVVLQDAENDMLTVTVSFRDHDGALLNSPVQGTYANNNVTYTFRGTAAAVQEILHNLQFNPRNGFANTTVFTLTVKDDTHQATVNDQIMVVTDIAGGPGSNQAPVLEITGQKDWEATDNGPPVTPFLGVTMSDAENDDVTVTLSFLNSHGTLGNLDYSSQVYNGTMLDGDLRTYFFFGKAQDIQNLLRGLTFNPTDNVANTTNFSITIKDDLHQVIENHEIDVITSFHGGDLGNAAPTIRVAPGTETTSAIDNGPAVYPFRGVALGDAENDYLTVTVSFLDGRGTLGNAEFGTSTLIDGIRTYTFTGRSAFVESVLHNLTFDPTNDSAAGGALSTGFTITVKDDFHQAVGNSQVQVVTSHGTGSNFAPSISVLAGTDRTDATDTGSAVAPFTGVRLHDMENDNLTLTVSFRQADGALINTDAATGMSVTGETITYSFSGTASALQAILQGLRFNPTDGVANTTIFTLGLQDAYHAPVTNGLIRVVTSLATPTTNAAPTVTVAAADRVSNISDIQTTNPFRGVDLFDAENDDLTVTVSFLDARGALSIVGGAGVSVTDNGVGLGSIRSFTLTGKADAIEQVLKAAIFDPSDGASSTTNFTLAVKDAAHQAVTNQDVVVNSTAVGAPSAPTWDNNQTTVSINENSTVLPFRITATDPNGDPVHFTLVPTAGSHNHYFIVDPDGQIRLAPNARLDRETTPVLKIYVRAADSNGLESPVQELRITLNNVDEAPNAPLVEDGYINENTVGLATVAMDSQDPEQWGVTYEWADGVSDVLKTLFHLDQDTGEISVVSALNYESPDLLSDGTDRYYELAVVARDGTGAQVSEPTVFRVHVSDQNEAPTAAAYTPNAMDERALAGTLVAAAPTVTDPDSAPANRDFRFKLVNADGTDYTGTAFQIDAMTGAIRVGAGGLPDVETSTVVPVYVKVTDQGGNGLWHIEQVNVTVNPAGATNQLPVIDVRQGGSTEWTTPDTALVSPFQDLIFRDADTDPVTGNVVVAIGFDPSNGVLTNFLGTEGVDYAYDSETGSYWVQGSLEFVNNAVRQLQFNPYDQYVGSPTRTTDFSVLFSDNIDTAQRTVTVHDTPANVAPTFSVAENQDRFHVEDNVGTVMPFVGVRLADIETDRINIRIEFRDASGSLGNLGTRDGVTFGGSQLINGTTRSVLLVGTAADLQNYLSTVTFDAAQDSADNGMVTTGFTFFVADAYHPVATYPDAVTVVTESSDNQRPVIAFAEGTKETNATDDGQNVYPLRGIDLADAENDDLVVLISHRVANGTMNFPAGIQVETSYSPGNTVVTYRVVGKADVVDAFLRGAQFDPSTNALGDTTITISVQDGTHLPVVDSVVIHTVDGDGTANTAPSIDIVPGTETTPATSDGPAVFPFRGVDISDAENDVLTLTISFEAGEGVLSGTGLPATSTVTNGIRTYILSGTADQLDAILRGLSFNPADGAANTTPFTLSVQDATHAPVTRQVTVETTAGGQGTTNAAPTIDVATGTTEATDNGSAVYPFRGVDISDSENDQLVLTIRFSEAAGQLSGFGSRLISTSLVNGIRTYIVTGTADELDAFLHGLSFDPTNDLALNAPNGVDTVFDISVQDPMHAPVPAQVTVHTTHGAVQANAAPTVTFLDGTQVTPATDDGPAVAPFRGIDLEDSDDDALTVKISYDRTMGELTGYDPAQVRVSTSGSIVTLTFVGAAGTLDGLLQSLRFDPAHGVVGSTVFTISVQDAAHAPVVTSATVNTTLGGAGETNHDPAAPAWSDGAASKTIAETLTAGSEVGTLVSADQDQGDTVTIGFWYDNALHAESQDNRFRIENGVIKVVNASVEQNSDFAYVVRSVDSHGAWAESTVHVVVTDTDGNQAPTNIAFSDSTVLENMGRGLVIGRFTATDTDPLIWRLTDDAGGRVEMGTNGELLVKNQTKIDDELAPTFDVTVEVSDDGGNRWVSFTKTLTVLNLEREVVSGLTTDIPGIGIDDFLRGGSGNDRLNGSIGNDTLSGGVGVDTLNGGAGDDAFRFDVAPTAGNRDIISNFDLKTATTEGDRIELLGTRFTGITSNLVDTLPDGRKMLKASAFVIGATAAETVATDASHRILYNKTTGEIWYDSDGNGAAAARLIATISAATKPILTHEYFYLI from the coding sequence ATGTCGAAGTCGTTCAATCGTACCGGTCGCGGTTCCAATGGTGATGTGCGCAATCGCACCGAGCTCCTGCATGAGAAGGAGATCCCGGGCGACCCCTCCATTCTCCCGGCGAGCCAGGGCAAGGAAGGCACGGTCCTCGACAAGGTCGCGTCGATGAACCGCAATCTTGCTGAGGCGGTGGGGTCGATATTTGCTGCCGACGATCATGTGCCCGGCAACGATGAGCTTTTTGGCCAATTCGCGTTCGACGGGTCTTCCCCTGTGGCTGCCGGGCCGCAGCTCGAATTCGGCTCTGCAGAAGCAGCCGACTTCTTGGCCGAAGAAACCATCTCCATCCAGAAGGGGGGAGGTGAGGCCGGCTCAAGCTTCGCAGCCGCGGATGACGGCTCCTCCGGTATGACCACGAGTGAGACGTCCGCGGCATCCTCCCCCATGTTCGGCCCTCCGCCTCCCGGCGAAGGGGGCGACACCAGGCCGCCGACCAATATCAGGATCAACGGCAGCCTGACGATTGCGGAGAATATGGAAAACGGCACTTCGCTCGGAGAGCTGCTCGCGGACGATCCGAGCGACCCCATCACCTACACGGTCAGCGGAACGGCGTTCGATGTCAGGCGCATCGGCACGACGACCGGGTACGAGCTGATCGTCCGCGACAAGTCCCAGTTCAACTACGAAGCATATTCAAATCACCAGATCTCCGTCGTTGTGACGGCGACTGACGCGTTTAACAACTCTGCGAGCAAGACGCTCACCTTCACCCTGACCGACGTCGCTGAGCCGCCGACCAATCTTGCGCTTTCGGCGACGAGGATCGATGAAAACGCTCCGCCGGCAACCTTCGTCGGAAACCTGACGGCGACTGCCGAAAGCGGCCCGGTGACATGGGGACTTACCGATTCAGTTGGGCAGTCTACGTTCAGGGTCGTCGGGAACGGCACGAGCAATGCCTATCTCGAAGTGATCAATCCCGCTCTTCTCGACTATGAGAACGGCACACACACTATCTCGTTCGAGATGTCGGCCTGGAGCGCCGATGGAGGTGTTACGTATAAGACGTTTACCCTGGCGCTCAATGACAAGGATGAGGCGCCGAGGATTCTCAGTATCAGGGGCTCTTATCTTTTCGATACCGTGAATGAAGGCGCTCGGCCGGGAGAAACAGTAGCCTACATCAGGCTGCAGGATGAACCTGGCGATCTAAGCCGCCTCCAGTACAGCCTTTCGGGTCCCGGAGCTGACTATTTCGAATTGACGTCCACGTCAGGGGTCCCTAACTTGCAGCTGAAGCAGGGTGTCCAGCTCGATATAGCGACAATGGGCCAGTACATCCCGCTGACCTTGACCGTTCGCGATCCCAACAATCCCAGCTTCGTGGACCAGAAAACGGTCCAGCTTGGTCTCTGGAACGCCAACGAGACGCCCCTGATCACTGTCGCGCCGGAGGACGAGGGCACCACTGCGTCGACCGGCGGAGAGGTGGTAAGGCCTTTCAGGGGAGTCACGCTGGCCGACTTGGACGATCTTGACAATCCCAACTCCCCTCAGACTCTGACACTCAAAGTCACCTTCGAGCAAGTGCGTGGACGGTTGACGGATGCGACATCGGTCATCGGCGTGGATGTTAACCCCGACGGAACTGTAACCTATAAGTTCCAAGGGACTGCAAGCGCACTGCAGTCGGTCCTGCGCAATATTGGGTTCGATCCGGCAAACAACGTTCCGGGCATTACGACCTTTACTCTGTCCCTTTCGGATGGGGAATTCGAGGTCGTGAACACCCGGGTTCATGTCAACGCAATCGCCAACTACGTCCCGACGATCTCGATCGATTCCGGCGAAGAGTTTGTCATTCAGTCGGACGATCAGGCTGCCGCGCCAGCCCTCTTCAATATCTGGCTCGACGACGCCGACGACAACGACCTCACTCTGACGGTCTCCTTCCTCAATGCCAACGGTGTCCTGAGCAATGTGGAGGGTGTGGCTGGCGTTTCCGTGGATAACGTGAGCGGGGTCCTGTCCGCCGACGGTCTGACGCGGACCTTCACGTTCCACGGCAAGGCGGCCAACCTTCAGGAACTGCTGGCGCAGCTGAAGTGGAACCAGACGGATGGTGTCCTCAGCAACACCCGCTTCACGCTGACCCTCTCCGACGGTATCGCGACCGCTACGAACGACACGCGCCAGGTGGTGATCAATCAAGCTCCCAAGATCAACATCGTGCCTGGCACTGAGTTGACGCCGGCCGTCGACAATGGCCCTCCCGTGAAGCCCTTCCGGGGCATCGACCTGTGGGACCGCGAGAACGACACGTTGACGGTGAAGATCTCCTTCGCCGACGCCGATGGTGTCCTGGCTGGTGCGACTGGCGCAACCATGGAAATCGCCGGCGGAATTCGAACCTATACGTTCATCGGCAAGCCGAATGCGGTCGAGGCGATCCTGCGGGACATGACGTTCGATCCGCGGAATGGCGTCGCCAACACCACGCAGTTCACCATATCCGTTGAAGACGGCAGGCACATGCCGGTTCTGAACGAGCAGATCAGGGTCGTCACCTCGACTGCCGCCGGCAGCACCAATGCGGCGCCGACAGTCGATATCGACCCTGCGACGATGGTCACGCCGGCCACCGACACCGGCCCGGCGGTCTCGCCTTTCCGTGGCGTGGTCCTGCAGGATGCGGAAAACGACATGCTGACCGTGACGGTCTCGTTCCGAGATCATGACGGCGCTCTGCTGAACTCGCCCGTTCAGGGAACCTACGCCAACAACAACGTAACTTATACGTTCAGAGGCACAGCTGCCGCCGTTCAGGAAATTCTGCATAACCTCCAGTTCAATCCGCGGAACGGCTTCGCCAACACGACGGTCTTCACCCTTACGGTGAAGGACGACACCCATCAGGCCACCGTCAACGACCAGATCATGGTCGTCACCGACATCGCCGGCGGCCCTGGATCCAACCAGGCTCCGGTGCTGGAGATCACTGGCCAGAAAGATTGGGAGGCCACTGACAATGGCCCTCCGGTGACGCCGTTCCTCGGCGTTACGATGTCGGATGCAGAGAACGACGACGTAACCGTTACGCTCTCGTTCCTGAACTCGCATGGCACTCTAGGGAACCTTGACTATTCATCTCAGGTCTATAACGGGACGATGCTCGACGGCGATCTCCGGACCTATTTCTTCTTTGGCAAAGCACAGGATATCCAGAACCTCCTGAGGGGGCTGACCTTCAATCCAACCGACAACGTCGCCAACACGACGAATTTCTCGATCACGATCAAGGACGACCTCCACCAGGTCATCGAGAACCACGAGATCGACGTCATCACCTCTTTCCACGGAGGCGACCTTGGGAATGCTGCACCGACGATCAGAGTCGCCCCGGGCACGGAAACAACCTCTGCAATCGACAACGGCCCCGCGGTCTATCCCTTCCGGGGCGTCGCTCTGGGGGATGCGGAGAACGACTACCTGACGGTGACGGTCTCCTTCCTCGACGGCCGGGGCACGCTCGGAAACGCCGAGTTCGGCACGAGCACGCTGATCGACGGCATTCGCACCTACACTTTCACGGGGCGCTCCGCTTTCGTCGAATCGGTTCTGCACAACCTGACGTTCGATCCCACCAACGATTCGGCGGCCGGGGGCGCGCTCTCCACCGGCTTCACCATTACCGTGAAGGACGATTTCCATCAGGCCGTCGGCAACAGCCAGGTCCAGGTTGTCACGAGCCATGGGACGGGGTCGAATTTCGCGCCGAGCATTTCGGTCCTCGCCGGAACCGACAGGACGGACGCGACGGACACCGGATCCGCCGTTGCGCCGTTCACGGGCGTGCGGCTCCACGATATGGAGAACGATAACCTGACCCTGACGGTCTCGTTCCGGCAGGCCGATGGAGCCCTCATCAACACGGACGCCGCGACCGGAATGTCCGTGACGGGGGAAACGATCACATACAGCTTCTCTGGAACGGCCAGCGCTCTTCAGGCGATCCTGCAGGGACTGAGGTTCAATCCGACGGACGGCGTGGCCAATACCACGATCTTCACCCTCGGACTGCAGGACGCCTATCATGCGCCCGTGACCAACGGCCTGATCAGGGTGGTGACCTCCCTGGCGACCCCGACCACCAACGCGGCTCCCACGGTTACGGTCGCAGCGGCGGATAGGGTTTCGAACATATCCGACATCCAGACCACGAATCCATTCCGTGGAGTCGACCTGTTCGATGCCGAAAACGACGACCTGACGGTGACGGTTTCCTTCCTCGACGCGCGCGGCGCCTTGAGCATCGTGGGCGGCGCGGGCGTGAGCGTGACCGATAACGGCGTGGGTCTCGGCAGTATTCGCAGCTTTACGCTGACCGGCAAGGCCGATGCCATCGAGCAGGTGCTGAAGGCTGCGATCTTCGATCCTTCCGATGGGGCTTCGAGCACGACGAACTTCACGCTCGCCGTGAAGGACGCCGCCCATCAGGCCGTGACCAACCAGGACGTCGTCGTCAATTCGACCGCCGTCGGTGCGCCGAGCGCTCCGACATGGGACAATAACCAGACCACCGTTTCCATTAACGAAAACTCGACGGTCCTTCCCTTCAGGATCACGGCGACCGACCCGAACGGGGATCCGGTCCACTTCACGCTCGTCCCCACGGCAGGTAGCCACAACCACTACTTCATCGTCGATCCCGACGGTCAAATCCGCTTGGCTCCGAATGCCCGCCTCGATCGCGAGACCACTCCCGTTCTCAAGATCTATGTTCGGGCGGCCGATTCCAACGGCTTGGAGAGCCCTGTTCAGGAACTCAGGATCACGCTCAACAATGTCGATGAGGCTCCGAATGCCCCTCTCGTCGAGGATGGGTACATCAACGAGAATACGGTCGGTCTCGCCACGGTCGCCATGGACTCGCAAGATCCGGAGCAGTGGGGCGTCACCTATGAGTGGGCGGACGGCGTCTCGGATGTGCTGAAGACCCTGTTCCATCTCGATCAGGATACGGGTGAGATCTCCGTGGTCTCCGCCCTCAACTATGAGTCGCCCGACCTTCTCAGCGACGGGACCGATCGTTACTACGAACTCGCGGTCGTGGCGCGGGACGGGACCGGCGCTCAGGTGTCGGAGCCGACCGTGTTCAGGGTTCATGTCTCCGACCAGAACGAGGCTCCGACGGCTGCGGCCTACACGCCGAACGCGATGGACGAGCGTGCGCTGGCTGGCACTCTCGTGGCGGCCGCCCCGACCGTGACGGATCCGGACAGCGCGCCGGCGAACCGCGACTTCCGCTTCAAGCTGGTGAACGCGGACGGGACCGACTATACCGGCACGGCCTTCCAGATCGACGCCATGACCGGCGCGATCCGGGTGGGCGCCGGCGGCCTTCCGGATGTGGAGACGTCCACGGTGGTGCCGGTCTACGTGAAGGTCACCGACCAGGGCGGGAACGGCCTGTGGCACATCGAGCAGGTCAACGTCACCGTCAATCCGGCAGGGGCGACCAACCAACTGCCGGTCATCGACGTCCGCCAGGGCGGGTCGACGGAATGGACGACGCCCGACACTGCCCTCGTCTCGCCCTTCCAGGATCTGATCTTCCGGGATGCGGACACGGATCCCGTGACCGGAAACGTCGTTGTGGCGATCGGCTTCGACCCCAGCAACGGTGTTCTGACGAACTTCCTTGGCACCGAGGGAGTGGACTACGCATATGATAGCGAGACCGGCTCTTACTGGGTGCAGGGCAGCCTCGAGTTCGTCAACAATGCCGTTCGGCAGTTGCAGTTCAACCCTTACGATCAGTACGTTGGCTCCCCCACGAGGACGACGGACTTCAGTGTCCTCTTCTCCGACAATATCGACACCGCTCAGCGGACCGTCACCGTTCACGATACGCCCGCCAACGTCGCGCCGACCTTCTCCGTCGCGGAGAACCAGGATCGCTTCCACGTAGAGGACAATGTCGGCACCGTAATGCCCTTCGTCGGCGTGCGACTGGCCGACATCGAGACGGATCGGATCAACATAAGAATCGAGTTCCGCGATGCCAGCGGCTCTCTTGGCAATCTCGGAACCCGGGACGGCGTGACCTTCGGAGGTTCGCAGCTCATCAATGGGACGACCAGATCCGTTCTGCTCGTCGGTACGGCGGCGGATCTCCAGAACTATTTGTCCACCGTGACGTTCGACGCCGCTCAGGACTCGGCCGACAACGGCATGGTCACGACCGGCTTCACCTTCTTTGTGGCTGACGCATATCACCCGGTTGCGACGTATCCCGATGCGGTGACGGTCGTCACCGAGTCCAGCGACAACCAGCGGCCGGTCATCGCCTTTGCCGAGGGCACGAAGGAGACGAACGCCACGGATGACGGGCAGAACGTCTATCCTCTGCGCGGCATCGACCTCGCGGACGCGGAGAACGACGACCTGGTTGTCCTCATCTCCCATCGGGTCGCGAACGGGACGATGAACTTCCCGGCCGGAATTCAGGTCGAGACAAGCTACTCGCCCGGCAACACGGTCGTGACCTACAGGGTCGTCGGCAAGGCGGACGTGGTGGATGCCTTCCTCCGCGGGGCCCAGTTCGATCCGTCCACGAATGCCCTCGGCGACACGACCATCACGATTTCCGTTCAGGATGGAACGCACCTTCCGGTCGTGGACTCGGTCGTGATCCATACGGTCGATGGCGACGGGACGGCCAACACCGCGCCCTCCATCGACATCGTGCCGGGGACGGAGACGACTCCGGCGACGAGCGACGGGCCCGCAGTGTTCCCGTTCCGGGGCGTCGACATCTCGGATGCCGAGAACGACGTGCTCACGCTCACCATCTCGTTCGAGGCGGGCGAGGGCGTTCTGAGCGGGACCGGCCTGCCGGCCACCTCGACGGTGACGAACGGCATCCGGACCTACATCCTGTCCGGAACGGCGGACCAGCTCGACGCGATCCTGCGCGGGCTGTCCTTCAACCCCGCGGACGGTGCGGCGAACACGACGCCGTTCACGCTCTCGGTCCAGGACGCGACGCACGCCCCGGTGACGCGTCAGGTGACGGTGGAGACCACGGCCGGCGGCCAGGGCACCACCAATGCGGCGCCGACGATCGATGTCGCTACGGGAACGACCGAGGCGACCGACAACGGCTCCGCCGTCTATCCCTTCCGCGGCGTCGACATCTCCGACAGCGAGAACGACCAGCTCGTTCTGACCATCCGGTTCAGCGAGGCTGCCGGCCAGCTGTCCGGGTTCGGGTCGCGGCTCATCTCCACCTCGCTGGTGAACGGGATCCGCACCTATATCGTCACGGGCACGGCGGACGAGCTGGACGCGTTCCTGCACGGCCTCTCGTTCGATCCCACGAACGATTTGGCCCTGAACGCGCCAAATGGCGTCGACACGGTCTTCGACATCTCGGTCCAGGACCCGATGCATGCTCCCGTCCCGGCCCAGGTGACGGTGCACACGACCCACGGCGCGGTCCAGGCCAACGCGGCGCCGACCGTCACCTTCCTTGACGGGACCCAGGTGACGCCGGCCACCGACGACGGTCCTGCGGTGGCGCCGTTCCGCGGCATCGATCTGGAGGACAGCGACGACGACGCCTTGACGGTCAAGATCTCCTACGACCGCACGATGGGCGAGCTGACCGGCTACGATCCGGCCCAGGTGCGGGTCAGCACCTCGGGCAGCATCGTCACCCTCACCTTCGTGGGCGCGGCCGGCACGCTGGACGGCCTCCTCCAGAGCCTCAGGTTCGATCCCGCCCATGGGGTTGTAGGGTCGACGGTGTTCACGATCTCGGTCCAGGATGCCGCGCATGCGCCCGTCGTCACCTCGGCGACGGTCAACACGACCCTGGGCGGGGCAGGCGAGACCAACCACGATCCGGCGGCTCCGGCCTGGTCGGATGGGGCGGCCTCGAAGACCATCGCCGAGACGCTTACGGCCGGTTCCGAGGTGGGCACCCTGGTGTCCGCGGATCAGGACCAGGGCGACACGGTGACGATCGGGTTCTGGTACGACAACGCCTTGCACGCGGAGAGCCAGGACAACCGGTTCCGCATCGAGAATGGCGTCATCAAGGTGGTGAACGCCTCGGTCGAGCAGAACAGCGACTTCGCCTATGTGGTGAGGTCGGTGGACAGCCACGGCGCCTGGGCGGAGAGCACCGTCCACGTCGTCGTGACCGATACGGACGGTAACCAGGCTCCGACGAACATTGCGTTCTCGGACTCGACCGTTCTGGAGAACATGGGACGCGGTCTCGTGATCGGCCGGTTCACCGCGACGGACACGGACCCGCTGATCTGGCGACTGACGGACGACGCTGGCGGCCGGGTGGAGATGGGCACGAACGGCGAGCTTCTGGTGAAGAACCAGACGAAGATCGACGACGAGCTTGCACCGACCTTCGACGTGACGGTGGAAGTCTCGGACGACGGCGGCAATCGCTGGGTCTCCTTCACCAAGACCTTGACCGTCTTGAACCTTGAAAGAGAGGTGGTCAGCGGCCTGACGACGGATATCCCGGGAATCGGTATCGACGATTTCCTGCGCGGGGGATCGGGCAACGACAGGCTGAATGGCAGCATCGGCAACGATACCCTGAGCGGGGGGGTGGGCGTCGACACCCTCAATGGCGGAGCCGGAGACGATGCGTTCCGGTTTGATGTGGCGCCCACGGCCGGGAACCGGGATATCATCAGCAACTTCGATCTGAAGACCGCCACAACCGAAGGGGATCGAATCGAACTGCTGGGGACGCGATTTACCGGGATCACCTCAAATCTGGTGGACACGCTTCCAGACGGCCGGAAGATGCTGAAGGCGAGCGCCTTTGTCATTGGGGCGACAGCGGCGGAAACCGTGGCAACGGATGCGAGCCACCGGATTCTCTACAATAAGACCACAGGCGAGATCTGGTATGACTCGGACGGCAACGGCGCCGCAGCCGCTCGGCTCATCGCGACCATCTCTGCTGCCACCAAGCCCATTCTCACTCACGAGTACTTCTACCTGATCTGA